A region from the Silene latifolia isolate original U9 population chromosome 7, ASM4854445v1, whole genome shotgun sequence genome encodes:
- the LOC141592103 gene encoding uncharacterized protein LOC141592103, with the protein MDAMTTRPERRQFSIKLWPPSQNTRVMLVNRMTTNLSTPTIFTQKYGSLTKEEAEDNAKQIEEEAFKVANQHYEKEPDGDGGSAVQLYAKECSKLILEALKRGPTSKAIKDVLTTDVVQESVFDISKGPRAFIEAEEAEELLKPLKDPSNSYTKICFSNRSFGLGAARVAEPILVSIKDNLKEVDLSDFIAGRPEAEALEVMNMFSSALEGSVLKSLDLSDNALGEKGVRAFEALLKSQSCLEELYLMNDGISEDAARAVSELVPSTQKLKVLQFHNNMTGDEGALAISEVVKRAPLLEDFRCSSTRVGSEGGVALSEALEGCTHLKKLDLRDNMFGVEAGVALGKALSKHANLTEVYLSYLNLEYEGTIAIANALKDSAPLLEVLELAGNDITPAAAPVLAACLAEKQHLSKLNLSENELKDDGTIIIGKCLEGHAHLTELDMNTNGLRRAGARLLAQVVVGKPGFKLLNLNGNYISEDGIDDINDIFKKSPEMLGPLDENDPEGEDEDENGSDEDDDEDGDGDDELESKMKKLGVDED; encoded by the coding sequence ATGGATGCTATGACGACTAGACCTGAACGTCGCCAGTTCTCAATTAAGCTGTGGCCTCCAAGCCAGAACACAAGGGTCATGCTTGTGAATCGTATGACCACCAATCTCTCTACACCGACCATATTTACCCAGAAATATGGAAGTTTGACTAAAGAAGAGGCCGAAGACAATGCCAAACAAATTGAAGAGGAAGCATTTAAGGTTGCCAATCAACACTATGAAAAGGAGCCAGATGGTGATGGTGGTTCTGCCGTCCAGCTTTATGCTAAGGAATGCAGTAAGCTCATTCTTGAGGCCCTCAAACGAGGTCCAACAAGTAAAGCTATTAAAGATGTGTTGACTACCGATGTTGTCCAGGAAAGTGTTTTTGATATTTCTAAAGGCCCACGCGCCTTTATCGAAGCTGAAGAGGCTGAGGAGCTTTTGAAGCCGCTTAAGGATCCTTCAAACAGTTACACTAAAATATGCTTCAGTAACAGAAGCTTTGGCCTAGGTGCTGCCCGTGTGGCGGAGCCCATTCTGGTGTCTATTAAGGATAACTTGAAGGAAGTAGATCTGTCTGATTTCATTGCTGGCAGACCAGAAGCGGAAGCTCTTGAAGTCATGAATATGTTCTCATCAGCCCTTGAAGGGTCTGTTTTAAAGTCTTTAGATCTGTCAGATAATGCCTTGGGCGAGAAGGGCGTCCGTGCATTTGAAGCGCTCTTGAAATCACAAAGTTGCTTAGAAGAGCTTTATTTGATGAATGATGGTATCTCTGAGGATGCCGCTCGTGCTGTTTCAGAGTTGGTACCTTCCACTCAAAAGCTCAAGGTTCTTCAGTTCCATAATAACATGACGGGGGATGAAGGTGCTCTTGCTATTTCTGAGGTTGTGAAGCGGGCCCCCTTGCTTGAGGACTTCAGATGCTCCTCGACTAGGGTTGGCTCAGAAGGAGGTGTGGCCTTGTCTGAAGCTCTTGAGGGATGTACTCATCTGAAGAAGCTCGACTTGCGAGATAACATGTTTGGGGTTGAAGCTGGAGTTGCTTTGGGTAAAGCTCTTTCCAAACATGCAAATCTTACTGAAGTATATTTGAGTTACTTGAATTTGGAATATGAGGGTACCATTGCAATCGCAAATGCTCTCAAGGACTCGGCTCCTTTACTTGAAGTGCTCGAGTTGGCAGGAAATGACATCACACCTGCTGCCGCACCTGTCCTGGCTGCATGTTTAGCAGAGAAGCAGCACCTCTCTAAGTTGAACTTGTCTGAAAATGAGCTCAAAGATGATGGAACCATAATAATCGGTAAGTGCCTCGAAGGTCATGCCCATTTAACAGAACTCGACATGAACACTAACGGGTTAAGAAGAGCTGGAGCGAGACTATTGGCTCAGGTTGTAGTCGGTAAGCCCGGTTTCAAATTACTGAACCTCAATGGAAATTACATTTCTGAAGATGGTATTGATGACATCAATGATATATTCAAGAAGTCTCCTGAGATGTTAGGGCCATTGGACGAGAATGACCCCGaaggtgaagatgaagatgaaaatGGGtctgatgaagatgacgatgaggaTGGAGATGGAGATGACGAACTAGAATCAAAAATGAAGAAACTTGGTGTCGATGAGGACTAG